The Coccidioides posadasii str. Silveira chromosome 3, complete sequence genome contains a region encoding:
- a CDS encoding uncharacterized protein (EggNog:ENOG410PH78~COG:Q~BUSCO:5613at33183) — protein MLFRDADADAERGVKAGHPCLLLIWRAELRAQCCQQLWLNLDEILWLQVNIAACWRGQPVKMAQRFPHVRTVAIVGAGAGGLTAAKYLLAEKCFDKIDIFEQRNRVGGVWNYSPASDKARLSIPIPQENANLPVEEPIWHSQGSYDGPETSEQIATFVSPLYNRLETNIPHTLMHYSDLPFAKDTQLFPKFETVFHYLEEYSQAVKHLIQFQIQVVDVRLEDRLAGTWAVTRKDLRSGVSRTDIYDAVVVANGHYNVPYVPSIPGISAWHNSYPGIISHSKSYCSSEAFRNKKVIVVGNSASGIDIGAQISRVCRAPLLSSSRSESYFTSKATDDRTEYPPIEEFLPPGRHNRAVRFANGVIEESVDAIVFCTGYLYSFPFLSTLDPPVVEDGSRALRVYQHMFYIEHPTLVFPVLNQKVIPFPVAEAQSAVFARVLSGRLALPAKEDMYEWERSNVAAKGAGKSFHVLAYPLDAEYLNFLHDWAASAETRPSLTRNGQGKEGPCWGEKEKWLRSRFTQIKQAFAARGEERHSCCVPEDLGFDFEGWKREQWTG, from the exons ATGCTATTCCGGGATGCCGATGCCGACGCCGAACGCGGGGTGAAAGCTGGCCATCCTTGCTTGCTGCTTATCTGGCGTGCCGAATTGCGCGCCCAGTGTTGCCAGCAACTATGGCTGAACCTCGACGAGATTCTGTGGCTGCAGGTTAACATTGCTGCTTGCTGGAGAGGCCAGCCGGTGAAAATGGCTCAAAGATTTCCTCATGTTCGCACGGTCGCCATTGTTGGAGCCGGTGCGGGCGGGCTGACGGCAGCAAA GTATCTGCTTGCAGAAAAATGCTTCGATAAGATCGACATCTTTGAACAACGTAATCGGGTCGGTGGCGTTTGGAATTACTCGCCTGCGAGCGACAAAGCTCGGTTATCAATCCCGATTCCTCAAGAAAATGCGAATCTCCCCGTCGAGGAACCTATTTGGCATTCACAAGGATCGTATGATGGCCCCGAGACGTCCGAACAAATTGCGACATTTGTTTCCCCGCTATACAATCGCCTTGAGACTAATATTCCGCACACTTTGATGCATTATTCGGATCTGCCCTTTGCGAAGGATACCCAACTTTTTCCAAAGTTTGAGACTGTGTTTCACTATCTAGAAGAATACAGCCAAGCGGTTAAACATTTGATTCAGTTCCAAATCCAAGTTGTGGATGTTAGACTCGAGGATAGACTAGCTGGTACCTGGGCGGTTACGCGAAAAGATTTAAGATCGGGTGTATCCCGAACGGATATATACGATGCGGTTGTGGTTGCAAATGGTCATTATAATGTGCCCTACGTCCCTTCGATTCCTGGAATATCAGCATGGCACAATTCTTACCCCGGCATTATATCGCACTCCAAATCCTACTGCTCTTCAGAGGCATTCCGAAATAAGAAGGTCATCGTGGTGGGGAATTCGGCATCCGGAATTGATATTGGCGCTCAGATCAGCAGGGTTTGCCGTGCGCCATTACTTTCATCCTCAAGATCAGAATCGTACTTTACATCCAAAGCCACCGATGATAGAACAGAATATCCTCCGATAGAAGAATTTTTACCACCTGGGAGACATAATCGCGCAGTGCGGTTTGCTAACGGCGTAATAGAGGAGAGCGTCGACGCAATTGTTTTTTGCACCGGATACCTTTATTCATTTCCATTTCTTTCGACCCTTGATCCACCAGTGGTGGAAGATGGCAGCAGAGCACTCCGGGTATACCAACACATGTTCTATATCGAGCACCCGACGCTCGTGTTTCCGGTTTTGAACCAGAAAGTCATTCCGTTTCCTGTGGCAGAAGCCCAAAGTGCGGTCTTTGCGCGCGTGCTATCCGGAAGACTCGCTCTTCCTGCAAAAGAAGATATGTATGAATGGGAACGGTCTAATGTGGCAGCAAAGGGCGCTGGAAAGAGTTTCCATGTCCTTGCTTACCCGCTTGACGCTGAGTATCTAAATTTCCTTCACGATTGGGCCGCCAGTGCGGAGACAAGACCGAGCCTCACCCGCAACGGGCAAGGTAAAGAAGGCCCGTGTTGGGGCGAGAAGGAAAAGTGGTTGAGATCACGATTCACACAGATCAAGCAAGCATTCGCGGCACGGGGTGAAGAAAGACATTCTTGTTGCGTTCCGGAAGATCTTGGGTTCGATTTTGAAGGCTGGAAGAGAGAGCAATGGACAGGTTAG
- a CDS encoding uncharacterized protein (EggNog:ENOG410PR1G~COG:S~BUSCO:1699at33183) codes for MAELPPSSFPSTATPIASLSPTIQDVKEQYVRAVVILLWPFSSSSKQCSLLLSEPDFRLRGLKGQVKAVFHNGAASAVAESKIAIGDIVRLSLDGVKWKSTDNGNSDLTRELGWDLEFDNRVLLEIHRDSKPLGTVDFKYLTNEVAGEVLQGVLAVTPAVRPRSPSASNAIPNVWSSPAFAQSLTSSMIANTAEEDGFILGRGRKRTKFGRLSSEWTYLDSPPSPIEVDAAIWQDGLLEDQSDRGDVSIASSSPNMADELPNLAHPHLETPRQPIESPELPVSADEINGLKEEPEVSHIEQTARMPYILESSPIPTGCLSPSIRRTLESNPEAESPGVPPTLENAGKDEVYNPSDIDVSDDMMTGLQKRTEPTPEITQPPPTALQGIPTSPIISSPSPHETKEPMEGSANSEAESEYSLPATSEEMEDFVENQSRGTEDSEIGAEGSEAEATSESVPEPHGLKPAQAHDWEYSESEVPCEESQSPVSCASAIDEHGLPSSGDSEEYEIQGDSFSRTPYSQEVIILDSDEEEAGAGRLITSQRSDSSQHEIEVEPEESNVSGSLSAGIESETCRRAVISLSDDTEQVAESSSFIGSQGIYRQNLSSFSTRETMGGHGEVPAPPVEREIRPRPESSMVLESHTFPIDPSLLLDGTGHGSIAIEPPLHGNHRPITPSNTQESRISFYELQMPSMHAVHPLPTPEFSQEGPVSRPSLSESLYATETEPTFNSVLEGSFEVSRPPVMHLQEEALPHRSQFDEVGASAPAADSMVSRHEASTEEREVEISSKASTQFHTPEPTVEVSSPVLEIPREREGLPGSHVAGLRTKLSYFCPLSLLVGNFNQSVDTISVVISASPLSRAGRRPRDHFITLHITDSSLAGDVICAQIFCKTKALLPTCTEGDVILLRNCKVQSIDHKMMLNSMDDSSWAVFVQGAAENVQVNGPPVEFDEEERNHVTGLRQWYMDSGGALVAKKGARSREGGSVETSSSIAPSESGSVSSRGRGNIFKKYRRKRKSTPRRITVHELRGGRRYLDVGSPSDKESIHELRDGTVYAHL; via the exons ATGGCCGAGTTACCGCCATCGTCGTTCCCCTCTACCGCGACACCTATCGCCAGCCTCTCACCTACCATCCAGGACGTAAAGGAACAATATGTCCGCGCGGTTGTGATACTCCTGTGGCCGTTTTCGTCGTCATCTAAACAGTGTAGTTTACTCCTTTCAGAACCGGACTTTCGGCTCCGAGGCCTAAAAGGCCAAGTCAAAGCCGTTTTCCATAATGGCGCGGCATCGGCAGTTGCCGAGTCCAAAATTGCGATTGGTGACATCGTTCGTTTGAGTCTCGATGGCGTGAAATGGAAAAGCACGGATAATGGAAACTCTGACTTGACACGAGAGCTTGGCTGGGATCTTGAATTTGACAACCGGGTTTTGCTTGAG ATCCATCGCGACTCTAAACCCTTGGGCACTGTCGATTTTAAATACCTAACAAACGAGGTTGCAGGCGAGGTGCTGCAGGGTGTATTGGCTGTGACGCCTGCCGTGAGGCCTCGCTCTCCCTCTGCTTCGAATGCAATCCCAAATGTCTGGTCGTCTCCAGCCTTTGCCCAGTCGCTTACGTCCTCGATGATTGCCAATACAGCCGAAGAGGACGGCTTCATATTAGGCAGGGGCAGGAAACGCACTAAGTTCGGCAGGTTAAGCAGTGAATGGACTTACCTAGATTCCCCCCCAAGTCCAATCGAAGTCGACGCTGCAATATGGCAGGACGGACTATTAGAAGATCAAAGTGATAGGGGGGATGTTTCTATTGCTTCATCTTCTCCCAACATGGCAGATGAGCTCCCTAATCTTGCACATCCTCATCTCGAAACCCCGCGTCAGCCTATTGAATCACCCGAATTACCTGTTTCTGCTGACGAAATTAACGGCCTCAAAGAAGAGCCTGAGGTTAGCCATATTGAGCAAACGGCCAGAATGCCTTATATTCTGGAATCCAGTCCCATTCCAACCGGCTGCCTTTCACCCTCCATTCGGCGCACTCTTGAAAGCAACCCTGAAGCGGAATCGCCTGGTGTACCCCCCACATTGGAGAATGCGGGAAAAGATGAAGTTTACAACCCGTCTGATATCGACGTCTCGGATGATATGATGACTGGATTACAAAAGCGCACAGAACCGACGCCCGAAATCACACAACCGCCACCAACAGCTCTGCAAGGTATTCCCACATCACCAATAATTTCCAGCCCTTCACCCCATGAAACGAAAGAGCCCATGGAAGGCAGCGCCAATAGCGAAGCTGAGAGTGAATATTCTTTGCCCGCAACATCCGAGGAAATGGAAGATTTTGTGGAAAATCAATCTCGTGGTACGGAGGATTCAGAAATTGGTGCCGAGGGATCTGAGGCAGAAGCAACATCGGAAAGTGTTCCAGAACCACATGGACTAAAGCCAGCGCAGGCCCACGATTGGGAATATTCCGAATCTGAAGTTCCTTGTGAAGAAAGCCAATCTCCTGTCTCTTGTGCATCAGCAATTGACGAACATGGGCTGCCTTCGAGTGGTGATTCCGAGGAGTACGAAATCCAGGGAGATTCTTTTAGTAGGACACCTTATTCTCAGGAGGTTATCATTCTAGATagcgacgaagaagaagcggGAGCCGGTCGTTTGATCACTTCGCAACGATCCGACAGCAGTCAGCACGAAATTGAGGTTGAACCCGAAGAAAGCAATGTTTCTGGAAGTTTGAGCGCTGGAATAGAATCTGAAACATGCCGAAGGGCGGTGATATCTCTATCGGATGACACTGAACAGGTGGCCGAGTCCTCAAGTTTTATAGGCTCACAGGGAATTTATCGTCagaatctttcttctttctcgaCCCGGGAAACGATGGGAGGTCACGGGGAAGTTCCCGCTCCTCCAGTGGAACGTGAAATAAGACCTCGCCCGGAGTCTTCAATGGTCTTAGAGTCACACACGTTTCCCATCGACCCGTCGTTGCTTCTCGACGGCACGGGGCATGGTAGTATAGCCATCGAACCACCACTGCATGGCAATCACCGCCCGATAACTCCAAGCAACACCCAGGAATCCCGGATTTCATTTTACGAGCTACAAATGCCAAGTATGCATGCCGTTCACCCTCTACCAACTCCGGAATTTTCACAAGAGGGACCAGTCTCGAGACCTTCATTATCGGAGTCCCTTTACGCTACTGAGACCGAACCAACGTTCAATTCGGTGCTAGAGGGCTCCTTCGAGGTTTCGCGGCCTCCTGTAATGCACcttcaagaagaagcttTGCCACATCGCAGTCAATTCGACGAAGTTGGTGCTTCAGCTCCAGCGGCGGACTCTATGGTCAGTCGGCATGAAGCTTCGACTGAAGAAAGGGAAGTCGAAATTTCTAGTAAAGCTTCCACGCAGTTTCATACTCCCGAACCCACAGTGGAGGTGTCCAGTCCAGTATTGGAGATCCCGAGAGAGCGCGAGGGTCTACCCGGAAGCCATGTGGCGGGTCTCCGTACGAAACTGTCCTACTTTTGTCCTTTATCACTTCTCGTGGGGAATTTCAATCAATCCGTTGATACCATATCGGTTGTTATTTCAGCATCGCCTCTCTCACGAGCCGGTCGTCGTCCGCGTGACCACTTCATAACATTGCATATTACAGATTCGTCCTTGGCTGGAGATGTTATATGTGCACAGATTTTTTGCAAGACCAAGGCCCTCTTGCCCACTTGCACCGAAGGCGATGTCATTTTATTGAGAAACTGCAAGGTGCAGAGTATTGACCATAAGATGATGCTGAATAGTATGGATGATAGTTCTTGGGCTGTCTTCGTACAAGGGGCCGCGGAGAATGTACAGGTTAACGGCCCACCCGTTGAatttgatgaagaagagcgGAATCATGTTACCGGCTTGCGCCAGTGGTATATGGACAGCGGTGGAGCCCTAGTAGCGAAGAAAGGGGCACGGTCGAGGGAGGGTGGAAGTGTGGAAACAAGCAGCAGTATTGCACCCAGCGAGAGCGGCAGTGTCTCGAGTCGTGGTCGTGGgaatatattcaagaagtATCGCCGAAAGCGGAAATCCACTCCTCGACGAATAACTGTGCATGAACTGCGAGGTGGTAGACGGTACTTGGATGTTGGCTCGCCGTCTGACAAGGAGAGCATCCATGAATTGAGAGATGGCACAGTCTATGCTCATCTATAA
- a CDS encoding uncharacterized protein (EggNog:ENOG410PMTX~COG:T), giving the protein MFRLSEREWSTIDLTQEENFLLREELAAIHKNVINGKSVPQHCRGVENETKNMDLLEEFARFFNNYFDPFTPVLKSHVVLAAANSHAIDGLLSSICERGDGVIVPAGSELQHLIHSPVHLVEADMSGFFGNSTARLKSILAAAIDQSPCRIRALILTNPHKTLGRCFPQEVLEGCLELCQHRAIHLISDEEYALTEFSCAEVSAPAPFISVLSLNTRALKCDRSRVHTIWSIGKDFGASGFRLVSYLGSMSKRIPKLP; this is encoded by the exons ATGTTCAGATTATCAGAGCGAGAATGGTCAACCATCGATCTTACACAGGAAGAAAATTTTCTGCTTAGAGAGGAATTGGCTGCAATCCATAAGAATGTCATCAATGGCAAATCGGTTCCACAG CATTGCAGAGGTGTCGAAAATGAGACGAAAAACATGGATTTGCTGGAGGAGTTCGCACGATTTTTCAATAACTACTTTGATCCCTTCACTCCTGTCCTGAAATCACATGTGGTCCTAGCTGCTGCTAACTCGCATGCGATTGATGGGCTGTTGTCCAGCATTTGTGAAAGGGGAGACGGAGTAATAGTCCCAG CTGGTTCCGAGTTGCAGCACCTTATACACTCCCCAGTCCACCTAGTGGAAGCCGATATGTCTGGATTCTTTGGTAACTCTACTGCTCGATTAAAATCGATACTGGCAGCAGCTATAGATCAATCTCCATGCCGAATCAGAGCACTTATTTTAACAAATCCCCATAAGACTCTCGGTCGATGCTTCCCGCAAGAAGTGCTAGAAGGCTGCTTGGAGTTATGTCAACACAGAGCTATCCATCTCATTTCTGATGAGGAGTACGCCTTGACGGAATTCTCCTGTGCAGAAGTATCGGCGCCAGCTCCATTTATTTCAGTTTTATCTCTAAACACTCGGGCTCTGAAGTGTGATCGCTCACGGGTTCATACGATATGGAGCATTGGTAAGGATTTTGGTGCAAGTGGATTCCGACTGGTTAGTTATCTGGGGAGCATGTCCAAACGCATTCCAAAGCTTCCTTGA